The sequence GAAGAGTACCTGGAAATCAAATACCTCTGCCTGGGTGACATTTTGAAATGATGCCCGTCCCGGCTGGTACTGCTGAGGTCGAGCAATTCCTCGAACCTGAAGGCGACACCAAACGCCCCCCTTTCTTCTGGTGCAGCATGATGGGCACACAGCGCTTGTCATCGTGGTAAACACCCACGCAGTCCAGGCACTGAAAACAAACGTCATAGCGGATTTTGCCGCTGGGTTCAATGGCATCGTATTCGCACACGGCTTTGCAGCGCTGGCAGGGCTGGCCACACTCGGCGCGGCGCGGCAGCCAGTCGAAGCGGCGCAGCCGTCCGCCGAGCGACATGGCGCCGCCGAGCGGACAAAGAAAGCGGCAGAAGAACTTGTAGTAGAACGCCCCGGTTACCAGTAACGCTATGGCGTAGGCGACGAACGGCCAGGTGCGGTCGAAGACAAGCGTGGTGACCGTCTTGAACGGCTCCACCTCATTGAGCGTTTCTCCCTGCGTGGGCAGCAAGAAGGCGGCTGCCACCAAGGTGGCAAGGGCCAGGTAACGCCCCCATTCCAGACGCCTGGCAACGGCCAGCGGAATTTGCAGGCGTGGAATCCGCAAGCGGCGGGCCAGCAGGCCGACAAACTCCTGCAGGGCACCGAACGGGCATAGCCAGCCGCAGAAGGTTCCCCGGCCCCAAATGAAGAAACTGACCAGGGTAAAAGCCATCAAGAGCAGCGAGATCGGGTCATACAGATAGCTGGTCAGGCCTTGCCCCGCCTTGAGCGTCTTGATCGCCCCGGTGACCTGAACGATGGTCAGTTGCCCCTGCGCGTACCAACCAATATAGACGAGCGTGAAGGCCAGGAACCCGAGGCGAAAGATCCGTAACCTGCGGGCATCCCTCGAAATCCAGCGCGGCCGGGAAAGAACAATGGCCAGAAGAACGAGGGCCACCCCCAAAACCGTCAGGTCGATCCAGCGCGCTTTCCAGGCCAGCAGCCATTCTGGCAGCGGTTTTGGGGGATAGGCGAACAAGCTTGCGGGAGGGACATAAGACAGGGTGACCTGTTTGGGAATCAGGGTAGGCAGGATGCTCCCTTTCGCACGGGTGATCGTCAGAATCAGCTCCAAAGGGCTGGCCGGGTCCAGGCTGGCTGCGGCATTGACTCCGAACAGGCGCGAGGTATTGAGTTCAGGGAGGGCGCCAATGACTTTGGGTTCGAAATCCTGGTCGCGCAATTCAAGAAACGTTGCGTTCTGCTTCATGGCCAGTCGAGGCGACTGGGCTCCCGGAATGAAACCCTCGTCGATGATCGAGTATTGGCCCACCGATGCGACCCACCACAGGTGCCGCTTGTCGAAGTTGCGCTCCATGACCGCCTTGTACTGTGCATCGCCAAGAATGGCGCGCCCAATCGTCGGCGCATTCAGGTAGGCAACGTAGAAATCGACGAAGACTTCGTCCGGATGGGCCAGGGCATAGGCATCGACCCGCGCACCTTCCGTTCCGGCAAAGATTTTCTCGACCTGCGCATGGGTCATGCGAAGGCGCCCGACCATGCCGTTCTTGAGCATGTCCTCGAAGCTCACCGGGTCATAC comes from Polaromonas naphthalenivorans CJ2 and encodes:
- a CDS encoding 4Fe-4S binding protein, coding for MPRNWTGSMFFLWIKREKSGKQLVCTNCAREQMLGDWLKRYETKIIMFHGIRVLFNRITVLPSNRILGLAVSVLLMLASNWTWAGNLNKEDIERRFRRPYQVQEKLTDIPVWPLTSALEQQAGPVAYVFESIDLAPLLGFEGTPMNYLVSIDRKGNFIDVELLHQNEPVFTFRDMGGLGDKPLREFISQYAGRSIRQPFLIALDAARNRTGQSGSSGGLTVLDGISRATSSVRVTNQTVLDAANEVARAKLGFADRKKSGPAAHVLPDVYDPVSFEDMLKNGMVGRLRMTHAQVEKIFAGTEGARVDAYALAHPDEVFVDFYVAYLNAPTIGRAILGDAQYKAVMERNFDKRHLWWVASVGQYSIIDEGFIPGAQSPRLAMKQNATFLELRDQDFEPKVIGALPELNTSRLFGVNAAASLDPASPLELILTITRAKGSILPTLIPKQVTLSYVPPASLFAYPPKPLPEWLLAWKARWIDLTVLGVALVLLAIVLSRPRWISRDARRLRIFRLGFLAFTLVYIGWYAQGQLTIVQVTGAIKTLKAGQGLTSYLYDPISLLLMAFTLVSFFIWGRGTFCGWLCPFGALQEFVGLLARRLRIPRLQIPLAVARRLEWGRYLALATLVAAAFLLPTQGETLNEVEPFKTVTTLVFDRTWPFVAYAIALLVTGAFYYKFFCRFLCPLGGAMSLGGRLRRFDWLPRRAECGQPCQRCKAVCEYDAIEPSGKIRYDVCFQCLDCVGVYHDDKRCVPIMLHQKKGGRLVSPSGSRNCSTSAVPAGTGIISKCHPGRGI